A stretch of DNA from Syntrophorhabdus sp.:
CCGTGGGTTCGAATCCCACCCTCTCCGCCAAATAGAAACAGTCTCAGGTTTCAGGTCCCAGGTTTCAGGTTACAGACAGAAACAGGAGCAGCACTTTGCGGCATCAACTACGAAACGGCCGAGGGGGGCTGGCGGTTAGATTATTTCGTTCTTTTCCACGTGGCGGTATTCGCCGGGGTTGAGGTCCCCGAGGCGCAGTTTGCCGATGCGGACGCGCCTGAGTCTCAGGACAGGATGGCCCACGGCTGCCCCCATTTTCCTTATCATCCTGTTCTTCCCTTCGTTCACGACCATGCTGTACCAGACGTTCGCGGGGGCCTTCTTCACGAGACGAACCGCCTCGGCCTGGTAGAGTTCACCCTCTATATGGATGCCCTGCCGCATCCTCGTGACGGCTTGTTTCGGTAGCACGCCTTTGAACTTGACGAGATATTCCTTCGTAACGTTGTACCGGGGGTGCATGATCTGGTTCGCGAGGTCGCCGTCGTTCGTGAAGATCATGAGACCCTCGGAATGGTAGTCGAGCCTCCCCACGGGAAAGAGCCTGAGGTCATGCTTGATGAGGTCTCTCGCCAGCTTCCTTCCCCTCGTGTCCTTGAGGTCCGACATGTAGCCATCGGGTTTGTTCAAAGCGATGTAGACCCTGATGGGCTCCGTAGACAGGGGTCGCCCGTCGAGCAAGACGCGGTCCCCCGGACCCACCTGCGTGGACGGCGACAGGACCGGGGCATCGTTGATGCGTATCCTGCCCTCCCGGATCAGTGCTTCTGCGTGTCTGCGCGGGAAGGAACCTGCCCGCGCGAGGAACTTGACGAGGCTTTCCATGCGACTCTGTTATCGAGGGGAACGCGCCCTTAGTCCTTGAAGGTCTCTACCGGCTTCAGGGTCTCTCTCTTCAATACAGGCTTTACGACCGTCGTACTCCGCGTGACCTTTCGATAGATCTTGAAAACGATGTTCTCCCGCCTGGGAAGAGGATTCGCCTCTATCTCTATGACGAGGTCCTCGGGTTTGTCGACGGAGAGCATGGCCGTCTTCTTCACCACACTGGGTTCGGACAGCGCCACGAGAAAGGTGTCGTTGTAATAGAACCCCTTCTTGAAAGATGCCGTGATCACGTGTTCTCCGGTGGTAAGCGGTATGCGGTACTCGTGGGATTTGTCGAAGCGTATCTCGTTGCCGTCGATGCGAACCCAGAAAGCGACGGGGGCTATGATATTGAACTCCGCACGCCTGAGGGTGTACTCCAGAATGGGGTTGTTCTGCGTTTCGTAATCGATGATCCTGTTCCGTTCGTCGCGGCTCTCAGTCTTATGATACACGGGTTTGTATACGACATCGCAGGCGACGGTCTTCTCCTTCTTCCTTTGCTTGTAGGGAACCGTCACTTCAGCCGCCATCGCGGCATAAGGCTTCGCCGTGATCGTGGTATCGAGGGCTATATCCTCCCAGTTGCTGTCTATCTTGTAGAAGGATAATTGGACCTTATCGCCCACGATCCTGTATGTCCCGGCTATGATGACATCTATCCGGTCACGCCTCAGGTAATCTTCTATCGTCCTGTTGTACTCGTTATACTCTCCCGGCAGATACGCAAAGACCGCGGGGCTTATTGCCTTTCCTGCCGACATCATCCTCTTCTTCTGAAAGAAGACCTTGTTCACTTCCCTCTTTATCTTCTCCGAGAAACGCGTGACGTTGTGGTTCTCATCGAAAAACTCGTGGACATAGACAACGATCTTCTTCTCCGGCGAGTAAGGCTCCACCACCTTTGTCAAGAGCGCAAAGATGGGCGGAAAGAGAAGGGCGTCGTCGTAGGTCATCTTCTTGATGGTCACCGTGTCCATCCCGATCTCCCGGTTCATGGTGATGACCTCGCAGACGCTCTTGGAATCGTAGATCTCAACTATGGCGCATTCGCCGATGGGCTCCGCCCTGTTCGTATCCGATTGGTGGTAGACAGTGAGGATATCGCCCTTTATCACCCCCGACCTCGTCCCCAGATTCGTGAAGGCCTTGTCGCCTGTGAGCATCTTGAACTTCTTCTCAACACTGGCGGTGATCTGTCCCACCACAAGGTCATTCTCGGCGGCGGCAATGCAATTGGCCGATAGAAAAACCGATAAGCATACGATTGCTGCCAGTATAGCTTTCATTTAGCCCTCGTTCTTGTAAACGTTCTTGACCACCCTCGGCGTGATAAAGATCAGCAGTTCCGTCCTGTCGTCGATCTTTGTCTGTTTCTTGAAAAGCCATCCCAGGAGGGGAATGTTCTTCAACCCGGGAATGCCATTCTCGCTCGAGCCTTCCTCGCGCTCGTAAATACCGCCGATGACCGCAGTTTCACCGTCCTTCACATAAAGGAGAGTGGATGCCTGCTTCTTGTCTATCGTCGGGACGCCTTCGGAGGTGTTCACGAAGTCCGCCTGGTCCTTCTTTGCGAGTATCTCGAGCTTGATGAAACCGTCCTTCGTCACCGACGGGGTCACCTCCAGGCCAAGGACGGCTTCCGCGAACTGCGTTTGCGTTCCTGACTGTGAGTAGGTCTTGTATGGGATCGATTTGCCCTGCTGGATGATCGCCTTCTTGTTGTCCGAGGTGATGACCTTGGGATTGGAGAGTATCCTTCCCCTTCCCTCGTCCTCGAGGGCGGACAACTGCACGTCGAGCTGGAAGGCATCGGTGGCGCTTCCTATATAGAACCCCAGGGTCCCGCCGCTTCCGGCGCCCACCGCGGCGGGAAGGTTGACGTTGTACGGAATGATGGACCCGCTCCGCCTGAAACCGATAAGGTTCGTCGTCGATATCATCGTTCCCTCTGCACCCTCTGTAGCGGAGGTGAAACTCCTTCCACCCGACACAAGCACCTCTTTGTTGCCGAGAATGTTTGAGGTCTGGTCGGACCGCATGCCCCACTGTATTCCCAGTTCCCTCGAGAAGTTCGTGGTCGCCTGCACGATCTTGCAGTCGATCTGTATCTGGTTCGGCTTCTTGTCGTGCTCCTTAACGATGCGGATCATATTTGAGACGTTCTCTCTGGTGTCCCTGATGATGAGGGCATTGTTCCAGTTCACCTGCGTGATGGTGCCGAACTCGGAGAGAAA
This window harbors:
- a CDS encoding rRNA pseudouridine synthase, with protein sequence MESLVKFLARAGSFPRRHAEALIREGRIRINDAPVLSPSTQVGPGDRVLLDGRPLSTEPIRVYIALNKPDGYMSDLKDTRGRKLARDLIKHDLRLFPVGRLDYHSEGLMIFTNDGDLANQIMHPRYNVTKEYLVKFKGVLPKQAVTRMRQGIHIEGELYQAEAVRLVKKAPANVWYSMVVNEGKNRMIRKMGAAVGHPVLRLRRVRIGKLRLGDLNPGEYRHVEKNEII
- the pilQ gene encoding type IV pilus secretin PilQ, which encodes MRNVVRILAEVSGKNIVISDAVKGKITMKLEDVYWDEALDLVVETGGLRKIEADNIIRVVTVKEYDDELKRKISERESFRKDRLERQKMGEEFVTETVYLSYVSPADMEKMLKGGSEAAAPGGQKKGFLSEFGTITQVNWNNALIIRDTRENVSNMIRIVKEHDKKPNQIQIDCKIVQATTNFSRELGIQWGMRSDQTSNILGNKEVLVSGGRSFTSATEGAEGTMISTTNLIGFRRSGSIIPYNVNLPAAVGAGSGGTLGFYIGSATDAFQLDVQLSALEDEGRGRILSNPKVITSDNKKAIIQQGKSIPYKTYSQSGTQTQFAEAVLGLEVTPSVTKDGFIKLEILAKKDQADFVNTSEGVPTIDKKQASTLLYVKDGETAVIGGIYEREEGSSENGIPGLKNIPLLGWLFKKQTKIDDRTELLIFITPRVVKNVYKNEG